A genomic region of Homalodisca vitripennis isolate AUS2020 chromosome 5, UT_GWSS_2.1, whole genome shotgun sequence contains the following coding sequences:
- the LOC124363617 gene encoding trypsin II-P29-like produces the protein MSLDCGLAAYNITGSITTGVDPQDREWSKPDKLSFRIGSTESEDGGQIFTADRVVANKNYAGSWDNDIAVIKLNKPIKFGKNAKPIKLGTKSLKAGTKCKIAGWGGTSDSTESSPVLLDTTLTVYDLEKCQNIYPDEVTTRQICTYDKQTGPCVFDWGDPLVYKGKVYGLLTGITECLAYPVVYTNVPAYLDWIKNAIKE, from the exons ATGTCTCTGGATTGTGGACTTGCCGCATATAATATCACCGGCAGTATTACTACTGGGGTTGACCCTCAGGATAGAGAATG GAGTAAACCAGACAAGCTCTCATTCCGAATTGGCAGTACCGAGTCTGAAGATGGCGGCCAGATCTTTACTGCAGACCGTGTTGTAGCCAACAAGAACTACGCGGGCTCCTGGGATAACGACATTGCGGTCATCAAGCTCAACAAACCCATCAAGTTCGGGAAGAACGCAAAACCCATCAAGCTTGGAACCAAAAGTCTCAAAGCAGGGACTAAATGCAAAATAGCAGGGTGGGGAGGAACCTCAGAT TCCACAGAATCGTCGCCTGTCCTGCTGGATACAACATTGACAGTTTACGACTTGGAGAAATGTCAAAATATCTACCCCGATGAGGTCACAACTAGACAGATTTGTACCTACGACAAACAAACTGGACCTTGCGTT TTTGACTGGGGAGACCCGCTGGTGTACAAGGGGAAGGTGTACGGACTGTTGACTGGGATCACCGAATGCCTCGCTTATCCGGTCGTTTACACGAATGTGCCTGCTTATCTTGATTGGATCAAAAATGCCATAAAGGAGTGA